In Scomber japonicus isolate fScoJap1 chromosome 20, fScoJap1.pri, whole genome shotgun sequence, the genomic window AGAAACATATCCACGAAATTAAGTCGGGTAAATAAGGCATGCATTAAAGGATTAAGTTACAAATCACAACAATTTGGGTTTTTCATTTGATCTACAGAACTGCTGTGATCTTTAATAATAGAGCAAATAACAGATTTCCTTTTCAACCGTGTTGGGCAATTAACCAACAACACCCTCTATCTCATAGAATGTATGTTTTCACTCAGCTTTAAGATAAATTAATTCAATACATTTGAAGATAAAATACAAGCTTATAGACAATGATTCTAATGAGCcactaaataataaatgttgcaGGCATTTTAGGCTCAATATAATACTGAGGCTAATTAGCCTAaaccataaataataatatggtgcATATGGACTTTATGCATTCCCTGTATTCTCTCAGGTCTGCTGGGTGAGTTGAAGGCCCACCTGAGTCTGAGTGAGGCCCAGTTTTGCCGCCAGGTCGGCGCGCTCCGGTAAGGCCAGGTATTGGGTCTGCTGGAAGCGCTGGTGCAGAGCCTGCAGCTGCAGACTGGAGTAGATGGTCCGAGGTTTTCGGATTTTCTTCACCTTGCCGTTTAGACGAATGTCTCTGCTGTCAATGATCGTGGACTTGTCACGGTCTGTGAGGTGTAACAGAGAGCGAAATGATTTAAGAGGAGTTTTGATTtataacttttcatcttcagGCTGTACGTAAAAAGTCACAAATGCcacatttgaagatgtttaCAACACATAGCTCTCCTGTTAATAACACCATATGTTGATAACTGTTGATAACACCATATGTCATCTTAAACAACAGGAGAACCCTGACGAAAGACTCAATTTTTCAGATGCAatagaaaaacaggaaatgtgatACTTGGATATTGCAACTCACAGGCCTTACACTGCATACTGTAAACACTAAAGATCCTGAACACTAAAACTAACGTAACTCATCCATATTTTACTTTATGATCATGATATCGTCATGGttataattgtttgtttttttaaatgatggacTTAAGTCTATCTTAAATTaggtttcatgtttttactgagGGATTCACATGACAACAAGCCAGTCCTGATTATACTTTAACGCAGCAGCACTGAATGCAAGAAGCATCATTTTCAAACAGCAGACCCACCAATGATTTTTGATTTTCTGGAAtcgtttttttaatgtgcactAACAATGAGGGTAAAATTTGGTTCTTGAGGTAGGCCCATGTCTACACGGGCCATAATTGGACTTACCCACAGAAAATTATGGTCAATAAAATTAATGGCACCATCTGCCTTCATTATATAACATGAGTGATATACTAGTAGTAGAATACTGGGCCTTGTTTGGACattatgagagtgtgtgtataacGTCTATGCCTTACACGTTCAATATAACATTTTatgcatttgtattttttgttaacCTATTAGAACATGAAAGATTTTTCTCGTCATGGAATTGCGCGATCGGTGCGTAATTGCGCGTGAGAATGATGTAGAATCTGAATTTTACAGCCACAACCATTTAGACAGCTTGATTTGACTTTCTCACATACCTGTCTGCTCTAATCTGCTGTGGGTCagactgctgctgttgctgtgatTGCTGTGCTGGTAGGCCATGTAAGCAGACTGGGGATGAGTGTTCACCGAGCCGGGGTAGGCGTAGCCCAAAGAGCGGCCATAGGACGCGCTGGCAGGAAAAGGACTTTCATGCTGGGAATGGCCAGCAGCATGCAAGCCATGGACGGG contains:
- the dlx4b gene encoding homeobox protein Dlx4b translates to MMSVGFIPDSLNASDPSKSAFLEFGHGHPAHQQHSPGLSHIYPVHGLHAAGHSQHESPFPASASYGRSLGYAYPGSVNTHPQSAYMAYQHSNHSNSSSLTHSRLEQTDRDKSTIIDSRDIRLNGKVKKIRKPRTIYSSLQLQALHQRFQQTQYLALPERADLAAKLGLTQTQVKIWFQNKRSKYKKIMKHSSGSEGEHLHSTNSISPCSPGLPQLWEVSMANKGAPMHPNNYMNSFGPWYPNHHPHQDAMPRHQMM